In Planctomycetota bacterium, one DNA window encodes the following:
- a CDS encoding beta-lactamase family protein, which translates to MIRSALASVLLLLGWASWGQADEVNWPCEIADTLEPIRAKHDLPALAGAIVTSRGMLGAAVVGVRKRGETTPVAVDDRWHMGSCTKAMTATMIGRLVEQGKLRWDTTVESMFPEAAAELPAELRQVTLRQLLSHRAGLSGNLPWGSFRREQTRAERQADVLVRLTPLYMNSKPGTKWEYSNTGYVLAGMMAERAANQDWQTLMQELVFEPLGVKRAEFAAPNSPGFADPWPHTSAGVPIGGKSSVRLRKAWNEGFKSLVTAAKDELNNQALAGLLGPDGEAPVAAPAGSVLRLSLDDWGKFVADHLRGERGEPALLKPETYRVLHNQLEGGGDIKALGDGQYALGWVIVERPWAGGRALSHSGSNGYNFCVVWIGVKRDLAVLVCTNQPTPGTDATAGALIRLFDKHFSLQEKVKAVSELK; encoded by the coding sequence ATGATCCGCAGTGCTCTCGCCAGCGTTTTGTTACTTCTCGGTTGGGCGTCATGGGGCCAGGCGGACGAAGTCAACTGGCCGTGCGAAATCGCCGACACGCTCGAACCGATTCGCGCCAAACACGATCTGCCGGCGCTGGCCGGGGCGATTGTCACGTCGCGCGGCATGTTGGGCGCCGCCGTCGTCGGCGTGCGCAAACGCGGCGAAACGACGCCAGTCGCCGTCGACGATCGCTGGCACATGGGCTCGTGTACCAAAGCGATGACGGCCACGATGATCGGCCGGCTGGTCGAGCAGGGAAAGCTGCGCTGGGACACGACGGTTGAAAGCATGTTTCCCGAGGCGGCCGCCGAGTTGCCGGCCGAACTGCGGCAAGTGACGCTGAGGCAACTGCTGTCGCATCGCGCCGGGCTGTCGGGAAACTTGCCCTGGGGCTCGTTTCGCCGCGAGCAAACCCGGGCCGAGCGCCAGGCCGACGTGCTGGTCCGCTTGACCCCGCTTTATATGAACTCCAAACCCGGAACCAAGTGGGAGTATTCCAATACGGGCTACGTGCTGGCCGGGATGATGGCCGAGCGGGCCGCGAACCAGGATTGGCAAACGCTGATGCAGGAGTTGGTGTTCGAGCCGTTGGGCGTGAAGCGCGCCGAGTTTGCCGCGCCCAACTCGCCGGGCTTTGCCGACCCGTGGCCCCATACGTCCGCCGGCGTGCCAATTGGAGGCAAGTCCTCGGTTCGCCTGCGCAAGGCCTGGAACGAAGGGTTCAAGTCGCTGGTGACCGCGGCCAAAGACGAGTTGAATAACCAGGCGCTGGCGGGCTTGCTGGGCCCCGACGGCGAAGCGCCGGTGGCCGCGCCGGCTGGCTCGGTGCTGCGACTGTCGCTGGACGATTGGGGCAAGTTCGTGGCCGACCATTTGCGGGGCGAGCGCGGCGAGCCGGCCCTGCTGAAGCCCGAGACCTATCGCGTGTTGCACAATCAGCTTGAGGGGGGCGGCGACATTAAGGCGCTCGGCGACGGGCAATATGCACTGGGCTGGGTCATTGTCGAACGACCTTGGGCCGGCGGCCGGGCGCTAAGCCATTCGGGCAGCAACGGCTACAACTTCTGCGTCGTCTGGATCGGCGTGAAACGCGATCTGGCCGTGCTGGTCTGCACCAATCAACCGACACCCGGCACCGACGCCACGGCCGGCGCGCTGATCCGGCTGTTCGACAAGCATTTTTCGTTGCAGGAAAAAGTAAAGGCTGTTTCAGAACTCAAGTGA
- a CDS encoding porin family protein — protein sequence MATLTALVLCAWVSLGEQPRAVAFHRGVPSSWYAEQTVFDLPTDIWRKGEWDQEASAAQSAQFLAGCEATLVAFQPPSGDEWELASEDSPHGVWQYLPRGMVPHFGPRTREADRHSGFGEMLTTTSWLARPLSLGAIGGGMFGTPLIQGRLSQRATTFVGIHYGWDYDHRWGVDKYLGYQPVLVTNSKGDQSRNGHVWFGQYRVLYYPWGDMRWRPYLVSGLGMADLRFQDDQGGRVHRTAFAGSFGIGVKYLLHERWAFQAELSDLILPATGVLSTVNDVALVGGIEYRFALPKRHWRWRRSANTSGTTAPF from the coding sequence GTGGCAACATTGACGGCGCTGGTGTTGTGCGCCTGGGTGTCGCTCGGTGAACAGCCTCGCGCGGTGGCCTTTCATCGCGGCGTCCCCTCGTCTTGGTACGCCGAGCAGACGGTGTTCGATTTGCCCACGGACATTTGGCGCAAGGGCGAATGGGACCAAGAAGCGTCGGCCGCCCAGTCGGCACAGTTCTTGGCCGGCTGCGAAGCGACGCTGGTTGCTTTCCAACCGCCCAGTGGAGACGAGTGGGAATTGGCGTCGGAAGATTCGCCACATGGCGTCTGGCAGTATCTCCCGCGCGGCATGGTTCCTCATTTTGGCCCGCGCACTCGCGAGGCAGATCGCCACAGCGGTTTCGGCGAGATGCTGACTACCACCAGTTGGCTGGCGCGACCGTTGAGCTTGGGGGCTATCGGCGGTGGCATGTTCGGCACGCCGCTGATTCAGGGGCGATTGTCACAACGCGCGACCACTTTCGTCGGCATTCATTATGGTTGGGATTATGACCATCGCTGGGGCGTCGACAAATACTTGGGCTATCAGCCGGTGTTGGTCACCAACAGCAAAGGCGATCAATCGCGCAATGGCCACGTCTGGTTCGGACAGTATCGCGTGCTTTACTATCCGTGGGGCGACATGCGCTGGCGGCCTTACCTGGTCAGCGGTCTGGGTATGGCCGATCTGCGGTTTCAAGACGACCAAGGAGGCCGCGTTCATCGCACGGCATTCGCGGGCAGCTTTGGAATCGGCGTCAAGTACTTGCTACACGAGCGCTGGGCGTTCCAGGCCGAGTTGAGTGACTTGATTCTGCCGGCGACCGGAGTGCTGTCGACGGTGAACGACGTGGCGCTGGTCGGTGGGATTGAATACCGCTTTGCTCTGCCCAAGCGGCATTGGCGCTGGCGACGCTCGGCCAACACGTCGGGCACGACCGCGCCATTCTAG
- a CDS encoding DUF1501 domain-containing protein, with amino-acid sequence MPPRTEPFPAVGLNRRDWLGAAGAASVGAWWSGLLTADALAAGANSKRAKSVILIFNCGAPSHIDLWDPKPLAPEQVRGIYRPIDTNVPGIQVSEMLPRMAQRADKLAIVRSVHHRHSSHNSGMYWSIAGRPYPIDNTLINPGRIDLPSFGTLTGWLAQRDGYSGALPPYVITPQPHCDSLVYLTPGQFGGCLGPRYDPLVLNANPNDDKFQVPNLSPVEGLDDARLERRSQLLGQVEQQSRPIASDLVRDIDINREKALRMVAGGKAREAFDLSREPSAVRERYGRHTWGQSHLLARRLVEAGVKFVTTVNGPSIIWDTHKDNFNLLEKKLVPPMEQAYAALLDDLSERGLLDTTLVIWMGDFGRTPQINKDAGRDHWPGCYTMVLAGGGVRGGQVIGQSDKIGGTPNLRPVSPADIHATAFAALGYDAQAITYQTVDGRPMHLSDGQVIRELF; translated from the coding sequence ATGCCGCCGCGCACCGAACCGTTTCCCGCCGTGGGATTGAACCGCCGCGATTGGCTCGGCGCTGCCGGGGCCGCGAGCGTCGGCGCCTGGTGGTCGGGGCTATTGACGGCCGACGCGCTGGCCGCGGGCGCCAATTCGAAGCGCGCCAAGTCGGTGATCCTGATCTTCAACTGCGGCGCGCCGAGTCATATCGACCTGTGGGATCCCAAGCCACTTGCCCCGGAGCAGGTGCGTGGCATCTATCGACCGATCGACACCAACGTGCCGGGTATCCAGGTTTCGGAAATGCTGCCGCGCATGGCCCAGCGGGCCGACAAGCTGGCGATTGTGCGCTCGGTGCATCATCGGCACTCATCCCACAACTCGGGCATGTACTGGTCGATCGCTGGTCGGCCTTATCCGATCGACAATACGTTGATCAACCCGGGACGCATCGACCTTCCCAGCTTTGGCACGCTGACCGGTTGGCTGGCCCAGCGCGATGGTTACTCGGGGGCATTGCCACCGTACGTGATCACGCCGCAGCCTCACTGTGACAGCCTGGTCTACCTCACGCCGGGACAATTCGGCGGTTGCCTGGGGCCGCGGTACGATCCGTTGGTATTGAACGCCAATCCAAACGACGACAAGTTCCAAGTGCCCAATTTGAGCCCGGTCGAAGGTTTGGACGACGCGCGATTGGAACGCCGCAGCCAACTGCTCGGTCAGGTCGAACAGCAAAGCCGGCCCATCGCCAGCGACCTGGTGCGCGACATTGACATCAATCGAGAAAAGGCCTTGCGAATGGTGGCCGGCGGCAAAGCCCGCGAGGCGTTCGATCTGTCGCGCGAGCCGTCGGCCGTGCGCGAGCGCTATGGCCGGCACACTTGGGGGCAGTCCCACCTGTTGGCTCGCCGGTTGGTCGAGGCAGGTGTCAAGTTTGTCACCACGGTCAACGGCCCAAGCATCATTTGGGATACGCACAAGGACAACTTCAATCTGCTGGAGAAGAAGCTCGTGCCGCCGATGGAGCAGGCCTATGCGGCCTTGCTCGATGATTTGTCCGAGCGCGGCTTGCTTGACACGACGCTGGTGATCTGGATGGGCGACTTCGGCCGCACGCCCCAGATCAACAAGGACGCCGGTCGCGATCACTGGCCTGGCTGCTACACGATGGTCCTGGCCGGTGGTGGCGTTCGCGGTGGTCAGGTCATCGGCCAGTCGGACAAGATTGGCGGCACGCCAAACCTGCGCCCCGTGTCGCCGGCCGACATTCACGCCACGGCGTTTGCCGCGTTGGGCTACGACGCCCAGGCAATCACCTATCAAACGGTCGACGGCCGGCCGATGCACCTTTCAGATGGCCAAGTGATTCGCGAACTGTTCTAG
- a CDS encoding sulfatase-like hydrolase/transferase — protein sequence MKSHLIFIACLVGALATVVVHAAPRVNVLLLVSDDQRADTIQALGNSTIETPQLDSLVRRGMTFRHAISPNPLCRPARAELMTGMTSFHNGVLGSGTLKRGLVTLPERLRRAGYHTWHVGKWDSGGRPTDAGYEATHGLFTGGGAGQPNTYPVDDGGAAVTGYRGYVFQDDDGTKHPERGIGLTPDISGKFADAAIEFLRRDADRPFFLQVNFTAPHDPLLVPPELKNRYQSTEMRLPKNFLPQHPFDHGNLRGRDELLWPWPRTPELVRAELARYYSVITDLDTQIGRVLAVLDQSGRRDQTLVIFTSDQGLAIGSHGLRGKQSMYEHTITTPLIVAGPGVLAEKRRDALVYLRDLYPTICELAGVAVPDGLDGRSLAAVLNGSATKVRDEVFCYFGEVERAVRTERWKLVHYPQLDRWQLFDLQADPDEINDLIDRPGHAGTVAKLKARLAALRAEAGDVASKKD from the coding sequence TTGAAAAGCCATCTGATTTTCATTGCGTGCCTGGTGGGCGCGCTCGCGACCGTCGTGGTCCATGCCGCGCCGCGGGTGAACGTGCTGTTGTTGGTCAGTGACGATCAGCGGGCCGACACGATTCAAGCGCTGGGCAACTCGACGATCGAAACGCCGCAGCTCGATTCGCTGGTTCGCCGTGGCATGACCTTTCGCCACGCCATTTCTCCCAATCCATTGTGCCGACCGGCGCGTGCCGAACTGATGACCGGCATGACCAGCTTTCATAACGGCGTGCTCGGATCGGGAACTTTGAAGCGTGGGCTGGTCACCTTGCCCGAGCGCTTGCGCCGCGCGGGTTATCACACCTGGCACGTTGGCAAGTGGGACAGCGGCGGTCGGCCAACCGACGCGGGCTACGAAGCGACGCACGGACTCTTTACGGGGGGCGGCGCGGGACAGCCGAACACCTATCCCGTCGATGATGGCGGCGCGGCGGTGACCGGCTATCGAGGTTACGTATTTCAAGATGATGACGGCACGAAGCATCCCGAGCGCGGCATCGGGCTGACGCCGGACATCAGCGGCAAGTTCGCCGACGCGGCGATTGAATTCCTGCGGCGCGACGCCGACCGGCCGTTCTTCCTGCAGGTCAATTTCACCGCGCCGCACGATCCATTGTTGGTCCCGCCGGAGCTGAAAAACCGCTATCAGTCGACTGAAATGCGACTTCCCAAAAACTTTTTGCCGCAGCATCCGTTCGACCACGGCAATCTCCGCGGACGCGACGAGCTGTTGTGGCCCTGGCCGCGCACGCCGGAGTTGGTCAGGGCCGAACTGGCCCGGTATTACTCCGTGATCACCGACTTAGACACCCAAATCGGTCGCGTGCTCGCGGTGCTCGATCAGTCAGGCCGACGTGACCAGACACTGGTTATCTTCACCAGCGATCAGGGGTTGGCCATCGGCAGTCACGGCCTGCGCGGCAAGCAGAGCATGTACGAGCACACCATCACCACGCCGTTGATTGTGGCCGGGCCGGGCGTCCTGGCGGAAAAGCGGCGCGACGCGCTGGTTTACCTACGCGATTTGTATCCGACGATCTGTGAGCTGGCCGGTGTTGCCGTTCCCGATGGTCTCGACGGGCGCAGCCTGGCTGCGGTGCTGAATGGCTCGGCCACCAAGGTCCGCGACGAAGTGTTCTGCTACTTCGGCGAAGTCGAGCGGGCCGTCCGCACCGAACGGTGGAAGCTGGTGCATTATCCTCAGCTTGATCGCTGGCAACTGTTCGACTTGCAGGCCGATCCGGACGAGATCAACGACTTGATCGACCGACCCGGGCACGCCGGCACGGTGGCAAAACTTAAAGCGCGGCTAGCGGCCCTTCGTGCCGAAGCCGGCGACGTGGCATCGAAGAAAGACTAA
- a CDS encoding response regulator transcription factor: protein MRLLVVEDERDLLFVLQKTLEEEGYAVDTAADGATGLAKAQAVDYDAIVLDIMLPKLDGWGVLATLRKTKRTPVLLLTARDEVRDRVRGLDTGADDYLTKPFERAELLARLRALIRRSAGQASSQIELGDVVIDTAAKTVSRAGEDVPLTAREYALVEFLALHRGEVVSRTTLYDHLFDENEDTLSNLLDVHVSNLRKKLGKEFVVTRRGQGYLIDG from the coding sequence GTGCGCCTGTTAGTGGTCGAAGATGAACGCGACCTCCTCTTCGTGCTGCAAAAGACGCTCGAAGAGGAAGGCTATGCCGTCGACACCGCCGCCGACGGCGCGACCGGGCTCGCCAAGGCCCAGGCCGTCGATTACGACGCCATCGTCCTTGATATCATGTTGCCCAAGCTGGACGGCTGGGGCGTGCTGGCTACGCTGCGCAAGACCAAGCGGACACCCGTGCTGCTGCTGACGGCGCGCGACGAAGTCCGCGATCGAGTCCGCGGACTCGACACCGGAGCGGACGACTACCTGACCAAGCCGTTCGAGCGAGCCGAGCTGCTGGCACGCCTCAGGGCGTTGATTCGCCGCTCGGCGGGGCAGGCGTCGTCGCAAATCGAACTTGGCGATGTCGTCATCGACACCGCGGCCAAGACCGTGTCACGCGCGGGCGAAGACGTCCCGTTGACGGCCCGCGAGTATGCGCTGGTTGAGTTCCTGGCATTGCACCGAGGCGAAGTCGTCTCGCGGACCACGCTTTACGACCACCTGTTCGACGAGAACGAGGACACGTTGTCGAACCTGCTCGATGTCCATGTCTCGAACCTGCGCAAAAAGCTGGGCAAGGAGTTCGTCGTCACACGTCGCGGGCAAGGATACCTGATCGATGGTTAA
- a CDS encoding HAMP domain-containing protein, with translation MVNSIRWRLLAWQVVILLAVIAGFAVTTFWAVSRSTFDQADADLFGAAQVLLAQYPAGDEKPELAIPAIYRHRAGPNERDAPYFAVWDRRGKLLASSPHLPPDVTPERRPPPNEGPRPYVARNDGPNREVLVRGPMNLQLLVGRPMFREWNQLRSLGLWLVLAGVAALVLGCLGMAWLARAIVRPLEKMTSTAERISAANLAERLDVPRRRDEVGRLALVLNQMIGRLQASFERQTRFTADASHELRTPVAVVLSQTEFALAKERSPEDYRTALGACERAARRMKTLVEGLLTLARSDAGQLRMEHEPVDLQQVVEGAVAMLRPLAQEKQLTLTAELQPATVVGDSARLEQVVANLVANAINYNREQGSIRVTLAPQDKHAVLTVTDTGMGIDTADLPKIFDRFYRADASRTGATNGGAMVGSAIIGSGLGLAICQEVVRSHGGTIEVQSQPNAGTMFTVRLPLKD, from the coding sequence ATGGTTAACTCGATCCGCTGGCGGTTGCTCGCCTGGCAAGTTGTGATCCTGCTCGCCGTGATCGCCGGCTTTGCCGTGACGACATTTTGGGCGGTTAGCCGGTCGACGTTCGATCAGGCCGACGCCGATTTGTTCGGCGCGGCTCAGGTGCTGCTCGCTCAGTATCCAGCGGGAGACGAGAAGCCTGAGTTGGCGATTCCGGCCATTTACCGGCATCGCGCCGGTCCCAACGAGCGTGACGCGCCGTACTTTGCGGTCTGGGACCGGCGCGGCAAGCTACTCGCTTCGTCGCCCCATTTGCCGCCCGACGTCACTCCTGAGCGACGGCCGCCGCCGAACGAAGGGCCGCGTCCTTACGTCGCGCGCAACGACGGGCCGAACCGCGAGGTGCTTGTCCGCGGGCCGATGAATCTGCAATTGCTCGTCGGCCGGCCGATGTTTCGCGAGTGGAACCAGTTGCGCAGCCTGGGGCTGTGGCTCGTGCTGGCGGGCGTGGCGGCGCTTGTGCTCGGCTGCCTGGGAATGGCCTGGCTGGCGCGGGCGATTGTCCGGCCGTTAGAGAAAATGACGAGCACGGCGGAACGTATCTCGGCGGCGAATCTAGCCGAGCGGCTCGACGTGCCCCGGCGGCGCGACGAAGTGGGGCGGTTGGCACTGGTGCTGAACCAGATGATCGGCCGGCTGCAAGCCTCGTTCGAGCGGCAAACGCGGTTCACGGCCGACGCTTCGCACGAGTTGCGCACGCCGGTGGCCGTGGTCCTGTCACAGACCGAGTTCGCGCTGGCCAAGGAACGCTCGCCCGAGGATTACCGCACGGCACTGGGGGCTTGCGAGCGCGCGGCGCGGCGGATGAAAACGCTGGTCGAGGGGCTGCTGACGCTCGCTCGCAGCGACGCCGGGCAACTGCGAATGGAGCACGAACCGGTAGACCTTCAGCAAGTCGTCGAGGGGGCGGTGGCGATGCTCCGCCCGCTGGCCCAGGAAAAGCAACTGACGTTGACCGCCGAGTTGCAACCGGCAACGGTGGTGGGAGACAGCGCCCGCCTGGAACAAGTGGTCGCCAACCTGGTCGCCAACGCCATCAACTACAACCGCGAGCAAGGCTCGATTCGCGTGACGCTCGCGCCGCAGGACAAGCACGCGGTCTTGACCGTCACGGATACCGGCATGGGCATCGACACGGCGGACCTGCCCAAGATCTTTGATCGTTTCTATCGCGCCGATGCTTCACGTACCGGCGCGACCAACGGCGGAGCAATGGTGGGCAGCGCAATTATCGGCAGCGGGCTCGGCCTAGCGATCTGTCAAGAAGTCGTCCGCAGCCACGGCGGCACGATCGAAGTGCAAAGCCAACCCAACGCCGGCACAATGTTCACGGTTCGTCTGCCTTTGAAAGACTAG
- the corA gene encoding magnesium/cobalt transporter CorA, producing the protein MHDPLSDSIPHQRIPQPVSSLNLGLPGREPGIETHELAKLAATEKAGITCIDYAPHDVREQHITANVDEFLSRHRPEWTAVRWINVNGVTDPTVIRALAEKYELHPLAVEDVMHVVQRPKVEGYPSTDEQHPRLFVIARLLRCVDNELHSEQVSLFLGRSTLLTFMESPSQVWEPIRQRLATAGSRLRQNDASFLLYALLDRLVDEMFPILDFYSDRLEELEEAVLEKPSQETIHQVHLIKRELLTLRRTAWPMREAIGMLEREPHECISPTSRTYLRDVYDHLVQIIDLVETYREYAASLAETYLGSISLRMNEVMKVLTIMGTIFIPLSFITGVYGMNMAIPELAFPYMYGVFWAIVIATVVGMVIWFRRRGWLD; encoded by the coding sequence ATGCACGATCCTTTGTCCGACAGCATTCCGCATCAGCGAATTCCCCAGCCGGTCTCGTCGTTGAACCTAGGCTTGCCGGGGCGCGAGCCGGGCATTGAAACCCACGAGCTGGCCAAGCTGGCCGCCACCGAGAAGGCGGGCATCACCTGCATCGACTACGCGCCGCACGACGTGCGCGAGCAGCACATCACGGCCAATGTCGACGAGTTCTTGTCGCGCCACCGACCCGAGTGGACCGCCGTCCGTTGGATCAACGTCAACGGCGTGACCGATCCGACGGTCATTCGCGCGCTGGCCGAGAAGTACGAGCTGCATCCGCTGGCGGTCGAAGACGTGATGCACGTGGTTCAACGTCCCAAGGTCGAAGGTTACCCCAGCACCGACGAGCAGCACCCGCGGCTGTTTGTCATCGCCCGGCTGTTGCGCTGTGTCGATAACGAGTTGCATAGCGAGCAGGTCAGTTTGTTCTTGGGGCGCTCGACGCTGTTGACGTTCATGGAGTCGCCCAGTCAGGTCTGGGAGCCGATTCGTCAGCGGCTGGCCACGGCCGGTTCGCGCCTGCGCCAGAACGACGCCAGCTTCTTGCTCTATGCTTTGTTGGACCGGCTGGTCGACGAGATGTTCCCGATCCTCGATTTCTATTCCGACCGGCTTGAGGAGCTGGAAGAAGCCGTTTTGGAGAAGCCAAGCCAGGAGACGATTCACCAGGTCCATTTGATCAAACGCGAACTGCTGACGCTGCGCCGGACGGCCTGGCCGATGCGCGAAGCGATTGGCATGCTCGAACGCGAGCCGCACGAGTGCATCTCGCCCACATCGCGGACCTATCTGCGCGACGTGTACGATCACCTGGTCCAGATCATCGACTTGGTCGAAACTTACCGCGAGTACGCCGCCAGCCTGGCCGAGACCTATCTGGGGTCGATTTCGCTGCGGATGAACGAAGTGATGAAAGTGCTGACGATCATGGGCACGATCTTCATTCCGCTCAGCTTCATCACCGGCGTCTACGGGATGAACATGGCGATTCCCGAACTGGCGTTCCCGTACATGTACGGAGTGTTCTGGGCAATCGTCATCGCCACAGTGGTGGGAATGGTCATCTGGTTCCGTCGCCGCGGCTGGCTGGACTAG
- a CDS encoding SDR family oxidoreductase: MTEHQVTFRPTVLITGTSTGIGAACATALAKQGWHVFAGIRKLADAEPLGDRTPGAITPVLIDVTDEASIAAAAETVGAATAERGLNALVNNAGVIVPGPLELQSTASFRRQLEVNVLGVHAVTAACLPLVRTARGRIVFMGSIAGLVSPPLMGAYAASKHALEAMADALRIELRPWGIKVSLIEPGAINTPIWEKFANSLDDLNRAADPEVQRAYEAAVRKVAKRALHMGAGGAATERVVRAVIHALTARRPKSRYPLGLETWAAWGGARHVPPAVLDWILRRAMGL; this comes from the coding sequence ATGACCGAGCATCAAGTCACTTTCCGCCCCACGGTCCTGATTACCGGCACTTCCACCGGAATCGGCGCCGCCTGTGCCACGGCATTGGCCAAGCAAGGGTGGCACGTGTTTGCCGGGATACGCAAGTTGGCCGATGCCGAGCCGTTGGGCGACCGCACGCCGGGCGCGATCACACCCGTGCTGATCGACGTCACCGACGAAGCATCAATCGCGGCGGCGGCTGAAACCGTAGGAGCCGCGACGGCCGAGCGGGGCTTGAACGCCCTGGTGAACAATGCTGGCGTGATTGTGCCAGGGCCGCTTGAGTTACAATCGACCGCCAGTTTTCGCCGGCAACTCGAAGTGAACGTGCTGGGCGTACACGCCGTGACGGCCGCATGCCTGCCGCTGGTGCGCACAGCGCGAGGGCGGATTGTATTCATGGGTTCGATTGCCGGGCTGGTGTCGCCGCCGTTGATGGGGGCCTATGCCGCGTCGAAGCACGCGCTGGAAGCGATGGCCGACGCACTCAGGATCGAACTTCGACCGTGGGGCATCAAGGTCTCGCTCATCGAGCCGGGCGCGATCAACACGCCCATCTGGGAAAAGTTCGCCAACTCGCTCGACGATTTGAATCGCGCCGCCGATCCCGAGGTGCAACGGGCCTACGAGGCGGCGGTTCGTAAAGTCGCCAAACGAGCGCTCCACATGGGGGCCGGCGGCGCGGCAACCGAGCGCGTGGTACGCGCGGTGATTCACGCGCTGACGGCGCGGCGACCGAAAAGCCGGTATCCGCTGGGACTCGAGACCTGGGCCGCCTGGGGTGGCGCGCGTCACGTGCCGCCGGCAGTGCTCGATTGGATCCTGCGACGGGCGATGGGGCTGTGA
- a CDS encoding GGDEF domain-containing protein, translating into MGPFEIVIMILIAVAQLALGIACGWWLKERRTTDTEQLQPMLARLTDLAQNVTDDVDDHSSAMNDLTRELNTLDSGADLNMCVLAVVERIASANTKLQTKLADAKQQMREQAERLDIHITEARIDVTTELANRRAFNDELGRRYAELQRTGNPFSLLVADIDHFKRINDQFGHDAGDVVLKRVAQALRTTVRDMDLVARYGGEEFAILLPMTALDRAARAAERAREAVEQLTLDGELAGTRVTISIGYSQAVPNDNSRELFGRADLALYAAKEAGRNCCRSDIAETAVSSAVDARQSADLVNAASDTNDSEKRIDVLTGLPNRRQLVDELKSAFSAARAKNSDLALMLMAVDHMEKLTAAHDQVQIDQLLLRIAATLTAEVRQADSVLRYGWEEFAVLMPKVNAKQALAMNLQLRERLEAELPEVGTDLLPTFSCGVALLRAEDDPISFASRAEMELEKARTLGGGRIYINGVEHQEPVAVG; encoded by the coding sequence ATGGGACCGTTTGAAATCGTGATCATGATTCTGATTGCCGTGGCCCAATTGGCCCTGGGAATCGCGTGTGGCTGGTGGCTCAAGGAACGACGTACGACCGACACTGAGCAACTGCAACCGATGCTGGCCCGGCTGACCGATCTGGCCCAGAACGTCACCGACGACGTGGACGATCACTCGTCGGCGATGAATGATCTGACGCGCGAGCTCAACACCTTGGACAGCGGCGCCGACCTGAACATGTGCGTGCTGGCGGTGGTCGAGCGCATTGCCTCGGCCAACACCAAGCTGCAAACCAAGCTAGCCGACGCCAAGCAGCAGATGCGCGAACAGGCCGAGCGGCTCGACATTCACATCACCGAGGCCCGGATCGACGTGACGACCGAACTGGCCAATCGCCGCGCGTTCAACGACGAGCTCGGCCGGCGTTATGCCGAGTTGCAGCGGACGGGCAACCCGTTCTCATTGCTGGTGGCCGACATCGACCACTTCAAGCGGATCAACGATCAATTCGGCCACGACGCCGGCGACGTGGTGCTGAAGCGCGTGGCCCAGGCCCTGCGGACGACTGTTCGCGACATGGATCTGGTGGCCCGTTACGGTGGCGAGGAGTTTGCCATTCTGCTGCCGATGACGGCGCTGGACCGGGCCGCGCGCGCCGCCGAACGTGCCCGCGAGGCGGTCGAGCAACTGACGCTTGACGGCGAGTTGGCTGGTACGCGCGTGACCATTAGCATCGGTTATAGCCAGGCTGTCCCCAACGACAATTCACGCGAGCTGTTCGGCCGGGCCGACCTGGCGCTGTACGCCGCCAAGGAAGCGGGTCGCAATTGTTGCCGCTCGGACATTGCTGAAACAGCCGTTTCGTCCGCGGTCGATGCTCGGCAATCAGCCGATCTGGTCAACGCCGCGTCGGACACGAACGACAGCGAAAAGCGGATCGACGTGCTGACCGGCTTGCCCAATCGCCGGCAACTGGTCGACGAGCTGAAGAGCGCCTTCTCGGCCGCCCGGGCCAAGAACTCCGACCTGGCGCTGATGCTGATGGCTGTCGATCATATGGAAAAGCTGACGGCCGCTCACGACCAGGTGCAAATCGATCAGTTGCTGCTCCGCATCGCCGCCACGTTGACCGCCGAGGTGCGTCAAGCCGACTCGGTCCTCCGCTATGGTTGGGAAGAGTTCGCCGTGCTCATGCCGAAGGTCAACGCCAAGCAGGCCCTGGCAATGAACCTCCAACTGCGCGAGCGCCTCGAAGCCGAGTTGCCGGAAGTCGGAACCGATCTGCTGCCGACGTTTAGCTGTGGGGTGGCCTTGCTGCGGGCCGAAGACGACCCGATCAGCTTTGCCTCGCGCGCCGAGATGGAATTGGAAAAGGCCCGGACTCTTGGCGGCGGACGCATTTACATCAACGGTGTCGAGCACCAAGAACCAGTGGCCGTGGGTTAA